ACTCCGTAATGTGCTTGTCTTATGCAAATGtatatttgttaaaattttcGCAGATAACTTTTCTGAGCAAGTAGTCAAAAGCTTTCCATCTGATATCTCCACTGATATATGCTATGGGTGGGCCTATGTTGGAGAGGGAGATGTGCATAAAATGGTTTTGAGCGTAAGATGgaactctctcagccttcacTCCTTCTTGAATTTTATTATTCAGTTCCCATGTGAGCTGGTTGTAAAAGCTCTCCTTAAGCGAAGTATTTCAATCAAAGTCTTCACAGTTATTTGGATGCATCAACTTAAAGATGAAACATTAAGCTTTTTTTGTGATTTGCTGCCTTGGAAATCTTACCTCCGAGGAGAAGTGGAGCGTTTCTCCTGAGTaatggctttcttttcttttttttggctatCAGAATACTCTTAAGTgagtaatttttcttaaattccaTGCAAAGTACAGTTCTCTTTCCTAACATAAGCAAAAGCCCATGCCTTTTAATCTTGCATTATACATGCTAAACTAAATATCCCTTTTATTGGTATGTGTTGGGGAGAATTTGAATTAGGGATATTAGCTGTACCTCCTTACAGTGAGGGAAATAAACTCAAAGTGCATCATAAATGCCaacttatttctcttcctttaggAAACGCACATTATCCACACCTTCAAAGAAGACTTTTACGGAGAAATTCTTAGTATAGTCATAACTGGATATATTCGACCGGAAAAAAACTTTGATTCCTTAGGTCAGTATTGCAGGTCTCTCTCAAACTAGTCTCTTATCTGTTTTATTCATGCAAGTACTGTGTCTTCACTGTCTCACTGTCTCTCTTTCCATAATGAGATGTTTTATCTGTTAACCTTtgaaatttcagtaaaatgttttcataagcTAAATGTACAAGttggtttaattaaaaaacccaaaaacataCCCCCACATCTTCCAATGTATAACACTAAAAAATTGTATTGTTGTGTCACTTGTCTGAGGAGTAATTTTGAAATCACGGGCTTGTCATAAAAGCATCAGGCTAGtctgttaatttctttttaagatgttGCTCTGTTAGAATTGAAACACTTCATGAAACTGTTGATCTTTTGCTAAAATGTCGTTTGGAACAAGGAGAGGGTGGTGCTTATAATGGTGAAAAATGTAACTCTGGcgtgtttaaaggaaaaaaaaaaaggcattttaaaaccaaagaatttTGCCTTTCAAACCTTGTGGTAGTAATTATATTCTACTTCTGTGATTGTTGTCTGGTATTCTGTAGTACACCTTATTTTCACTTGCTATTGTGTGTTCAGAATTCAAACCAACTTTTAAATATCCCTATTCTTATCTTTTTCAGAGGCGCTCATTTCAGCAATTCAGGAAGACAttgaagaagcaaaaagacAGCTAGATTTACCAGAACATCTTAAACTCAAAGATGATAACTTCTTTCATCTGCCAGAAGGCAAAATAGTGAACAATCACTGAGCAAACCCATgcggctttttttttcttgccctttttttttttttctcccctgtcgTGGAGCTTTTATATTTGCACTGCTTTTATAGGTACTTTGTTGTCATATGTCTGTTTAGGTAACTGAGGTTGGAACCAACCATACAAGATGATTTCAGTTTCCTTGTGTTAATTCATCATTAACCCAGTCACTCAAAAGGAGTAGAAGGCTGGTTTAGGTCCGTACAGATAAATTGTGTATCCTAAAGTTACCAGTTGTTCAGACATCTGAGCACATGCAGAACATGACCAAAGTTAATTGTGACCTCTTCTGACCCTAAGGTATGTGTAGTTCACTTAAGTGAAGAATGTCTGTTTTTAACACACAGAATGTTATTCCAAcctcttttcccagttttaTGTCATTCTTACATCTGGATTTTAGCTAGTAGCTTAGaaagttttgctgttgattGAGTCCGAAATTTCCTGTGGTGCAGGAAGCCATTGATTAGCTAACAATAGCAAGATTAATTCTCTAtagttcttaatttttcttacatGCTACACAGCTGTCATGGTTGAAGCTGTTATTTTagttgaaattatttattttaagtttatttgAAAAGGAGGAAGTCACTGTTGCTCATTGAGTTACTGGAATCTGAAATACACTTCTTCATAGTTGACTGTACATATGACAACATATGACCTGTGTAGTTTACTTCTGAGGAAttgtttcactgaaattcaggaaatgaaTGACAGCGTGAAAGTTGTTAAAATTTAAAGGTTCAGGCACAAAAGATGCAGAAACAGTATAACAAGACTTCTGCTCGTTGGGCCTTAAGGCAAAAGAGGTAATGAAAGGCACCTTTGCATTTTATGTGCTGCTGGCATTTGTCATAGGAAAATGAGGAGAACCTTGGGGTTATTCACTGCACTGGCAATAAAATGGCTGACTTGAAGACTGACGTTATTGTAAGGCATAGAAAAATCTCATCAACTCTCTGCACCAAGTGCAGGTAAGAGCCAAGGTTTTGGCTGACCAAGTAGATCAATACACAAATGAAAGCCTTTGGGGATTCATGGAATAATATATCAACTCTGTAGTGGGTATTAGTTATTTATTACAAGTAATTGCAGCTGGTCCTACTCTGAAATGTAGGGATAGATAAATGGAGTGGGTATTTTCAGAATTGATAGTAATTTGGAAAATACTTCTTAAAGTGTGTAATGTGTGATTCCAGACCtagtctcttttttcctctgataattttttctgtCCCCTACTCAGTGAGTGGAACTAGGTAAGCTGCAGTGACTTTGTCATGTTCATAATCTTTTGACGTCAGCTTGTGATGTGGCTGGAAcgttttctgaaattcagaatgGCTCTGGGGATATGTCTCAACTGTAGTTCTGTGTCTGAACTACCATGTACAATTTGGAATGCCCAATTTCTGTAGTGCAATTTTATGAAtttactccttgtcctatccTATTTGAATCCTACTTTTCACTCTAGGGTTTAAGAGAGTTTTAACAAGGTAGCCATTTGGGTCTTTGTGGCAGGTGGTGTCAGGATGTTAGTTCCACTTCGTATTGTTTCAACTTTCAGCTAATATCATGGGATATTATTAGGGAAGAGGTCTTGAGCAAATCCAGGACTCGTGTTTGCTCTGTAGGACTTCAGGAGAAACGTGATTCCATTTAAATGAATTATTCACCAGTGCTGTTGACAGCAGAGACAGACGGACTACAGAATTGCATGGGGCAGTTAGCAGCAGTTAGatatactttcttttaaaggagaacaaaataatttagtgGACTTCTACTATATAACGTGTTGGaaactgtatttctaaaaagtCTGTAAAAGAATTGTCTTGCAAGAGTGACAGTtggatattttacattttaaaatggagggatgaagggagaaattttttttgcaaagatttgAGGCATTCTTGAgattataataatataaaaatcttatattttacttctttttttttaaaggataaacAAAAGCCACACTAGTCAACTGAATATATTGTCaagaatgtatttaaagaaTAGATGGCTGTTCATCATGGTACTGTAGCTAAACACTCATAGCCttcctttaaaattgttttttgcCAGTAGTTTCATGTGTCTGTTGTGTAAACCATGGTGCCTTAAGCTGATTGTCTGAATAATACTTTTCTGTATCTGCTAATAAATACTACTATCAAAAATTCAATTCACGGTTTGATTATAGAACCACTGTGTGCTATCAATAGAGAACAATGTTAAAGGGAAAACTTGAAAAACTGTTAGCTTGCTCTCAAATCTTAGCTGAGGTGTGATGTATGGATACACTAAACTAATAAACTGCTCTTCCTGTGTTTGTCTTCATATTAGAGAAAATGTTACTACATTCATTTGGCTGAGTGTACCTGTCCAcattatttaagagaaaatgttATATATCAACTGTTTAAACTCAATACATAATTCTTAGCACAGTATAAACTTTATGAAGggttatatttttgtattatgtacaaataactgtatttatttcagtttatgttGCTGCACTGTACCATTAATAAAGGAACTGTAATTGACAAAGTTATCCTTCTTGTCACgggtttcctttcctttgccatGCCGAGCAAAGTTATTTGTCTCAGTCTTACACAAAGCTTTGTGGGGGTGACATTCTAAAAAGCTAGACTGACAGAAAAGAGTAGTGAGATGTTGTTCAACCTTCCTAGTGTGCCTGAAAACTGGCCCCACTCTGGGGACTTTTGTGCTTTAGTCAGAACTTGTGGGAGCTACAGCCTTAGAATTCACAGCCTGAAACCTGTGAATCAATTTGTCTATACACTTTCTctcaaaatttttaaaactgcttgtTTCTTTTAGGATTCAGATGGAAGAAGTTGCATTCTTCTATGTTCTGCTTCAACTGCTAAACATTCATCTAGGTCAGGGCAAGGATTTATctactgctgctgaaggagagtCAAACCTGTATCTTAAAACACGTTGTTGTGGCTCTGGCCTCTCTGGGGAAAAAGTTCCTCTCATACTTCCACTCTTGGCAACTGTTTATATGTAGACCTTTATATAACCTCTGCCTAGCATCACTGAAGTTACATCAAGAAAGAATGTATCAATATTGGTATATGCGGTAAGGGTTGCTTTTTTTATGTCACATGCAGTGGACTCTCCAGTGTAGGCTGGTATCTGTCAGAAATCATGCCTTTAACAACAGAGTGCTCAGACTGAAGGTATggatttgagagagagaaatcctcACGCATCTACGTTGTTCAGGGCTTTTTTCAACACTCAGCACTGTCATTTCCAAGCATCTAGATTTTCTACTAGTTgtattttggaattaaaaaaaaaaatttaaaaatatcacaatGCCTTCAGATGTCTTTTGTAATCAATATGCTTCATATAGAGGTATAACCTTTTTTCCACACATGCTTGTATTTTctgaagggaggagaagggttggaaaaaaaccctaataagCAGAAGGCCATACTTGCTAGTGTGATGGTTGGAAAACTTATGTTATCTACTCTTCCAGAGGAACATTTGGGTAGATTTGTGgcctcttttgttttttaaataggctggagctttaaaaacattactaATAATGGCAGTTATTATCTAATTAAGTGTGTAACTGAAGGTAATAATCTCTATCTTGATCTATAATGGTTGGGAATTAATTTTGGCTTCTTGTTTGTGGCTCAGAATAGCCAAGTGCTTAGTATCTTTTGTGTGTTCTTAAGTTTGCAGTTGGTTTGCTTCTTCCATGGTGCTAAGATTCATAAGTGAAAGAGGAAGGCACAATTCAGTGCAATCAATGAATACAGTAAGATTTGTATTtggcatttttgtttcctaattATGAGAACCTAGGTGAGGGAATTAGTTTTTTGCataaaaaccaggaaaaaaaccaaaaattttgAATTGAAGATGATGTTAAGtgacaagaaagagaagaaagaatacaGCAAAGTAACTGAATGGGGATTTTGGTCATGGCACATGCAGTGAGGATGGAGGAactcaacaaaaaaaatgaggaagaacagtttaacaTAATGGGAACTCTTCATGAAAAAGGCAAGTGCTTATCTAGATGCTGAATAGATAATATAAATGAGGAACcataaaagaacatttatttccctttttaatacTCAATTGAACGTGTAATGTAAATCTGCAAAatcatgcaaaggaaaaaaaatgcatctgttttgtTGGTTAAGGAGGTCTGCCTCCTGCTTAAATCTATTCTGAAAAGGGACAATGGAAAAAAGTTGGAAATGCTACCTACTTTACAACGTTATATACTTTCCTAGGGAAGAATCTTCCGTTGTGTTCACAATTAATGAAGTCTCGGGAGATTtgttaaaatcagtttttagACATGTATTAGGCAACCCCCTAAATATTTCTGAGCAGTAGGAAACAACCAATAAAAGTAGGAACATATCGTACTTACTTGGAAAGAGAGCAGAAGTTACATGTGCATATGATGTCTACTGTTAATTTTGGATC
The nucleotide sequence above comes from Gymnogyps californianus isolate 813 chromosome Z, ASM1813914v2, whole genome shotgun sequence. Encoded proteins:
- the LOC127027822 gene encoding riboflavin kinase-like, encoding MRHLPYFCRGEVVKGFGRGSKELGIPTANFSEQVVESFPSDISTGIYYGWACVGNGDVHKMVLSIGWNPFYKNIKKSVETHIIHTFKEDFYGEILSIVITGYIRPEKNFDSLEALISAIQEDIEEAKRQLDLPEHLKLKDDNFFHLPEGKIVNNH